gttttccggtagaagccccctcaatgcaaccggaagcagttgcgtcataatcacgtggcagtcatgagactttaggttctgaaactttttctctgccatatttattattccttttatattcgacgagaagccagtcgggaccttcatactaagcaggcattcaaagaagatttccttctcttctttggtaagagcatagctggcaggaccttcatactgctttggaggcatgccgtctttttcgtgcaaacgttgcaggtcctcccgtgcctctgctgtatcttttgtcttcccatacacgcccaagaagcctagcaggttcacgcaaaggttcttcgtcacgtgcatcacgtcgatcgaagagcggacctctaggtctttccagtagggtaggtcccaaaatatagatttcttcttccacatgggtgcgtgtcccccagcgtcactcggaacagctagtccgccgggaccctttccaaatattacgtgtaaatcattgaccatagcaagtacgtgatcaccggtatgcatggcgggcttcttccggtgatctgcctcgcctttgaaatgcttgcctttctttcgacattgatggttggtcggaagaaatcgacgatggaccaggtacacattcttcctgtagcttgccaggtatatactatcggtgtcaagtaaacagtgcgtgcatgcgtggtatcccttgtttgtctgtcctgaaaggttactgagagcgggccaatcgttgatggtcacgaacagcaacgcctttaggttaaattcctcctgtttgtgctcatcccacgtacgtacaccgtttccattccacagctgtaaaagttcttcaactaatggccttaggtacacatcaatgtcattgccgggttgcttagggccttggatgagaactggcatcataatgaacttccgcttcatgcacatccaaggaggaaggttatacatacatagagtcacgggccaggtgctgtgattgctgctctgctccccgaaaggattaatgccatccgcgcttaaagcaaaccatacgttccttggctcacttgcaaactcatcccagtactttctctcgatttttctccactgcgacccgtcagcgggtgctctcaacttcccgtctttcttacggtcctcactgtgccatcgcatcaacttggcatgctctccgtttctgaacagacgtttcaaccgtggtatcataggagcataccacatcaccttcgcaagaaccctcttcctggggggctcgctgtcaacatcaccagggtcatctcgtctgatcttataccgtaatgcaccgcataccgggcatgcgttcagatccttgtacgcactgtggtagaggatgcagtcattagggcatgcatgtatcttctgcacctccaatcctagagggcatatgaccttctttgctgagtatgtactgtcgggcaattcgttatcctttggaagcttcttcttcaatattttcagtagcttctcaaatcctttgtcaggcacaacattctctgccttccactgcagcaattccagtacggtaccgagctttgtgttgccatcttcgcaattggggtacaacccttttttgtggtcctctagcatgcgatcgaacttcagcttctccttttgactttcgcattgcgtccttgcatcgacaatgacccggcggagatcatcatcatcgggcacatcgtctggttcctcttgatcttcagcagcttcgcccgttgcagcatcatcgtgcacatcgtctggttcctcttgatcttcaggagcatcaccgtattcagggggcacatagttgtcatcgtactcttcttcttcgccgtcttccatcataacccctatttctccgtgcctcgtccaaacattatagtgtggcatgaaacccttgtaaagcaggtgggtgtggaggattttccggtcagagtaagacttcgtattcccacatacagggcatggacaacacataaaaccattctgcttgtttgcctcagccacttcgagaaaatcatgcacgcccttaatgtactcggaggtgtgtcttgaaccgtacatccattgccggttcatctgcgtgcattatataatgaagtgaccaaattaatagaagttcatcatcacattaaaaccaaagtacatacatagttctcatctaacaacataaagctctgcagagcatctaaattaattaaaccatacactgaaactatgtaaaacatttcaatgcgaaaacaaatgcgatcataatcgcaaccaatgtaacaactgatccaacgacataatgataccaagcctcggtatgaatggcatattttctaatctttctaatcttcaagcgcattgcatccatcttgatcttgtgatcatcgacgacatccgcaacatgcaactccaatatcatcttctcctcctcaatttttctaattttttccttcaagaaattgttttcttcttcaactaaatttaacctctcgacaatagggtcggttggaatttccggttcaacaacctcctagataaataaaatctatgtcacgttggtcggcataattgtcataaacaataaatgaaccaatagttatgaaaagataatatataccacatccgaatcatagacaggacgagggcctacgggggcggataccaaaaccatcgcactatataagatgcaataataaaagtaagaaaataatacaagtatctatctaaacatacaagtaagaatatttttccttccagaaagaagataagaacaagaggctcaccacggtggtgccggcgatgagatcggcgcgggtgatcgacgacggtgaagacggggatggggcgtgacggaccgctaaacctagacaaatattgaggaaaatggagcttggcggtcgagcttggagaggagaaaccttaagtagtgtggctcgggcattccatcgaacaccttgtgtgcataggaggtgagctagagcaccaccaagccctctccccctcggccagaaaaaatagagcagtgtgctctgctcttgcgcgagggggtatatataggcatcactaTTGGACCCGGTTGgtcgcatgaaccgggactaaagggttgcctttggtcccggttcgtgccaccaaccgggaccaatgatggtgggccaggagcgaggcccgttggtcccggttcgtcccagcaaccgggaccaaaaggtccagacgaaccgggtccaatggcccacgtggcccgtccggcccccggggctcacgaaccgggtccaatgcccccattggtcccggttctggattgaaccgggactaatgggctggaccggcctggaccattgcccccttttctactagtggtatgcATGTGTCTCTTTCCCTCCTTGGTGGTACAATTGAAGGAAGGAGAAGATCAATATGGGTTTTTAATGTAATTTTACTTTTTCAAGTCATTTTGTGTTTTGTTATCTTTTCATTGTATGTTTTCCTGATAACTGAGCAGAGGCCAACTGGTAGACAATACCCAATGGGGATGTCGCCAACCTAAGTTCAAGTCCCAACTTCGGAGTTCCTGGTTTTTTCATTGTATGTTTTCCAGGATAAACTTCAGTCGTAAGATGTCCTTTGGGTATTTTTTTAACGGCTTTTGGGTATTTTTAAGAAAGAATTATGTTTGAAAAAGATTGTATAAAAACTAACTAAAATGTCTATTTTtaaaaaaagtactccctccattcataaatataagatgttaTTTTTTTGAATTATATGCATATAAACATGTTTTAGTGTATTTGTTCATTTATTTGAGTCCATATGTTGTATGTATTTATGAACGGCGGGAGTATATCCATATGTGTGTACTTTTTGCCTAGCTGTGGCCTTTGCCAGTTGTGCCGTAGGGAGCTGGAGTCCGCGGCACAACTTCTCTCGAAGTGTAGATACTCCTTACGGGTGTGGGAGGCCGTGAAGGGGTGGCTTGGCCCCTCAGAGATGCGTCTTGACCATTGTGGTTGATATATCTTTTGGTGCATGCTTGGTGGAATGTCGTGGTGCTCATCCAAGGTCACATGAGGAAAGTTATTGCCACCACACTACCTTGTGGCGTGGGCACTATAGATGGAGAGGAACGTGCGGATTTTTCGCAACAAGTCTACACTATCTTTCATTGTTTTTACACATGTTAGGGCTGAAGCTGGGTTGTGGGTGACTGCCGGTGCAAAACACCCTGGTTCTATTATGCCGTGAGAGTAGGCTTTTATCTTATTTATTGAGGAGTAATGACCTTGCCTTAAAAAACTTATTTCACCCTTCTTCTTTACTAATAgatgtgtatgtgcaatgcacgttgaTATTTGGCAGTATATAAATTACATGTAGATATATTTGGTATAACTTTTGCTCCTGTCATAgtcggtcttgttggttaaatttatatCAAAATTGAACCTCAGGAAACACGGTTGCACTAtaatttgaaatggagggagtatgtaggATAGTTGATATTAGGCATATATTATGTGCACGTAATATTCGGCAGTATATTATTTACACATTAAATGTGACTAGCGTCCATAGTGGTATTTGATATGATATCAATTGCATATTAAATGGGAGTggcgttttggctcctaggtgcatatgcacccattgtcgaaatccaaattcctagaagttgaaaaattcgaaacaaaaatcccgcgtgtatatccggacatttaatgtgcgttcacaaggtttcggtgaaaaacgacgttttttgtggcttgtgtaaaaaagacaatttctgatgcttcattctaactattcacgaggcatttctttatcttttttacacaagccacaaaaaacgtcgtttttcactgaaaccttgtgaacgcacataaaatgtccggatatacacgcgggatttNNNNNNNNNNNNNNNNNNNNNNNNNNNNNNNNNNNNNNNNNNNNNNNNNNNNNNNNNNNNNNNNNNNNNNNNNNNNNNNNNNNNNNNNNNNNNNNNNNNNNNNNNNNNNNNNNNNNNNNNNNNNNNNNNNNNNNNNNNNNNNNNNNNNNNNNNNNNNNNNNNNNNNNNNNNNNNNNNNNNNNNNNNNNNNNNNNNNNNNNNNNNNNNNNNNNNNNNNNNNNNNNNNNNNNNNNNNNNNNNNNNNNNNNNNNNNNNNNNNNNNNNNNNNNNNNNNNNNNNNNNNNNNNNNNNNNNNNNNNNNNNNNNNNNNNNNNNNNNNNNNNNNNNNNNNNNNNNNNNNNNNNNNNNNNNNNNNNNNNNNNNNNNNNNNNNNNNNNNNNNNNNNNNNNNNNNNNNNNNNNNNNNNNNNNNNNNNNNNNNNNNNNNNNNNNNNNNNNNNNNNNNNNNNNNNNNNNNNNNNNNNNNNNNNNNNNNNNNNNNNNNNNNNNNNNNNNNNNNNNNNNNNNNNNNNNNNNNNNNNNNNNNNNNNNNNNNNNNNNNNNNNNNNNNNNNNNNNNNNNNNNNNNNNNNNNNNNNNNNNNNNNNNNNNNNNNNNNNNNNNNNNNNNNNNNNNNNNNNNNNNNNNNNNNNNNNNNNNNNNNNNNNNNNNNNNNNNAGAGAGTggcgttttggctcctaggtgcatatgcacccattgtcgaaatccaaattcctagaagttgaaaaattcgaaacaaaaatcccgcgtgtatatccggacattttatgtgcgttcacaaggtttcggtgaaaaacgacgttttttgtggcttgtgtaaaaaagacaatttctgatgcttcattctaactattcacgaggcatttctttatcttttttacacaagccacaaaaaacgtcgtttttcactgaaaccttgtgaacgcacataaaatgtccggatatacacgcgggatttttgtttCGAATTTTTTAACTTCTCAGAATTTggatttcgacaatgggtgcatatgcacctaggagccaaaggcaattaccgaTATTAAATATGTTTTTTTAACACAATATAGACGCAAGCACTTATATATATGCGCATATACTCACCCTTATGAAGACACACATATGCACatgctacccctatgagcacctccgagagactgagctggcatagcagaacgtctcctcccactgaatgcgcatcgccaggAATCCTGAAAAAATCCAGtataaatgcgagcatcaggaccTGAACACTGGTGGACCGGGAATTccattgtcctcctaaccatccaaccataggttggttcgcCACGCTAAATATGTTGAACACTTAGACATCGGAGTAGTCTGGTTCGTTGGATTGACCTGGTTTGATGGTCGCGATTAATTGGATTGACCCCTTTgactctttttatattggtatagacaaGAGTAGGCCATTTTGGAGACCGAGCTTCATGAAGGCTTTTATTTTGAAATTTATAAATTTTCAGTTTCAAAAATTTCTGAAAAGAAATACACATGTATGCAAGGATGTAATGTGTATGTGTGAAAATTTTCAAGATGAAATATCTTTAACTGCGGACTGCACCGAAAAAATCATGGACTTTGAAAATGAACAGTACATATACTTAAAAACCTCATATTTGTCTCTTTTGTGGAGCTCTCATTTTAACGTTTTTCAACCTGAAAATTTGCACTCATGTACATTATGTATTTAGGTATATGTGTTTTTTCAGGATTTTTTAAACTAAAAGGTTTACATTTTGAAGTTTTTAAATTAAGGCCTCCATAGAGCTAGACAAATCTTTTGTGgccgtttcgaaaaaaaaactcAAATCGACCGAAGTAGGCTTGGGTCCAAATGATTATTGAGACTTTGAGAGCAACTACGAGGGTGTTTCGACAAAACGCCATGGGCCATTTCCTCGTTCGATCTGGGCCGCAAATGCTCTGATCAAACGGCCGCCTAGCCGAACAGGGATCAGGGAGAGCGCGGGGCAGCAGATCGTCGCCGCCGCAGGCCCGCAGCCGTCCCGCATCGCAGTCGCCGCCGCCGCGTCGTGCCAGCTTTGAGCGAGACGAACCGATGGCGGGCACCGCAGCCGTGTACCGGAGGGTCATGAAGGCAGTGCAGAAGCACGTCGGCGGGGGCGCCGATAAGAAGCACTTCCGCGAGTTCGTGGCCGCCGAGTTCCGCAGCCCGGCCGGCACGGAGGCCGACGCCAGAGCGAGGCTGCGGCTCGCCGGGGACCACGCGTACCATCTCACCAGCATCCAACACCAGAAGGTAGGACCATTTTTTTTTCTGTTGGTACTTCCGGTTAGAAAGGTGTGCTTACTTGTGCTCGATGAAATGCTAAAGAAGACGGTGGTTCGTGAGAGCTCTAAAATGCTGAGCGACCTGTCTCTCTATACTTTTAATATGTGCTAATTGTTTTGTCCATCCATTGGATGTTAAAGGTTGAATGCAACGAAAAGAAATAGCGTCTGAAGTGTATTAGAAATTTAGAATAGACAACGGAGCTTATCTAATTCATAGATTCCATATGATTCAACCTCGCTAGATCACCATTGTAGAGAGATGTTGCTTTGGCAGTCTAGTTTGAATGGTGATATATCTAACTAATAGAATTTGCGTTATAAATAaatgatactccctctattcctaaatataagtctttggagagatttcactataaaccacgtacggagcaaaatgggtgaatctacactctaaaatgcatctatatacatccgtatgtggtccatagtagaatctctacaaagacttacatttaggaacggagggagtactatatagtagcagAATGCACTCGCTTTATTGCTGATTTCCATAACACGGCCTATTTTAGATTGAACAAGTCATTCACATTATCACATCCTTGTAGTAGTGGGCATAGTACCCTCGGCTTTTCATGCACTGTGTATTCCACTAACTGCAAAATATGCTTGATTGTCCAGGAACTGCTATTCTCGTACAATATAGCCGTGGATCGATCTGATGAAATGAAGAAGATATTGAACAAATCTGCTGCCAGTGTAGGCCTTCAGCTTCCAGATGTCTACCAGTCTTGAGAGCTTGGGGGGCCCGTGGTACTGCTTTTGGGCAACTTTGCCTGAGTTACAAAATTTCAGTTGTTTTGGACAGTTTAGCGTGCTCGCTGTAAGCAGCTGTACTCTCCCAATAATGAGCAGTAGCATTTATTCTGTTGATGCTTTGTACTACCTTGTTCCATGGCGTCTGCATTCCTCTTGAAGTTAAGTTATGTGCATCCATCATGTCCGTGTTGTAATTTGCACAAATCTGAATTGTTTTATGGTAGGTTGCTCCTTTATGCTTACCCTTAAATTATATATTTTTGTTATTTATTTGTGAAGTAGTATTTGGTTATATCATCTGACCTGCTTCATTACTAAGTCAGGAATGAATTCATCAGTAGAACTATTCAAACTCTTTCTTGCTATGTCAACTTCCCATGCAAGGTCAACATGCCCTAGAGTTAGGAACGTCTAATGTAACAATGTACAAACAATGTTGATAATACTTAGGTTCATTACACtccttaaatcattttctgatgtaATTCAATAGTCCTGCACTTGCCTTTTCTATATATTGTAAAGAATGATGCCAACTCACAGTGGCCATATCTATAGACAAATTCCCAAACATATATGAGCAGTACTTATCAGCTCATATCTTTCAAGGACTGGGCGGAACTTCTATCTGGAGTGTTAGTTTCTTTAGCATCGTCCTGAACTATTTCTTCCTCAGATACTGTGTTAGCTTCTGTAGATGTCCGTGCAGAACTTGTATTTGAATCACTAATTTC
Above is a window of Triticum dicoccoides isolate Atlit2015 ecotype Zavitan chromosome 5B, WEW_v2.0, whole genome shotgun sequence DNA encoding:
- the LOC119308367 gene encoding uncharacterized protein LOC119308367, which codes for MAGTAAVYRRVMKAVQKHVGGGADKKHFREFVAAEFRSPAGTEADARARLRLAGDHAYHLTSIQHQKELLFSYNIAVDRSDEMKKILNKSAASVGLQLPDVYQS